The Agelaius phoeniceus isolate bAgePho1 chromosome Z, bAgePho1.hap1, whole genome shotgun sequence genomic interval CtagcagaaaccctggcatcattgttagcatctgtaatctctgcattccttggcctggtACCCAGGCCATTGAccttttgactcgggagctcagacaggcatcagaattgcatctctctttggaagcatccagtcaggtggcttttcaggtcttgttctgagctgcacggaCAGCCATGCTCCTCAGTGCTCCGTTATGACGGattaggctttgtaagaatgcgaggttagggagaggattctgaccgtaggattcctgggtgtccatctttgcagttcttggaataaatcattcagccagcatcttcctccagggttctctgagcctcatcagtttgccatcagtctcacctcggtcatctccttttgcattctctgagtccttgcagccactttccttgccaggagctttctgttcctgttgtgtcccccctgtctgtcacgtcctgtcccgtgtcacgggtgtcagcacacacatttgtgccggagctgctctgccctgccacatagcctggtgcagtaggagaagtccctgggagtttgtaatgtggggtgtagtgggactctagatgggatttgtagatggacaccagacgtctggagctcctaagttatcctgcaacagtttgagttttgtcctaacttttttttcagattcagatggattaaatgtgtgccagagggccccatcccgagtgaggggtttcccccgtgcaggtgaggcaccgtttgtctctgcagcagaagtgtatatggtgactctgttacagcactgttctttgtctttctttttaggaagtaaatgtggataccagcagtcaaggtgagcagtggagagaagtagttgttattgctcaggtctcaatttctggtgcagctctaagcttccgTTCTCGTTTGTgcactttaggcaatccactcggagtatgccaagcccctgtcaccagccggccgatgcaccgggtttcctgcaaatgtgaagCCTGTGGATGtattacaggacttggtgatgaaaccctgaacttttctatttaaaggtgccatccaggtggcctccggcagctgcccaggagttgtggtgagtcagggatgtaggggggaggagcgagggtccactcaggtttcagccgtgccagatcacctcatctcctcttaacccaggcgtcCCCTGTGGCAACGGCCTCGGTCTCTGAGtgtgcccgaagcgtgcggcccaagcagctgagcgttcttaagagaagggtgaggagcagacttgtggggttttggccgatgtggtgccacgatcaggcattgatgtttggttttctttaatacagctgtcgaagagacaccagcccggtgccagcaggaccttcccagctgacgaggtggcctttctttgcacctgagaccggcatccccagatgtctgagagagaagtagagggccacgacccccaggggggatgaaagcagggtgctgggttgggaattactgggagggggggatttgagtccgctttggaggtgagtagctttggaggtgggggggtgtccatgaagtggccccttaggccccataaaagcaaaatctcacttttgatcccagtgctgaggtgagcggggcagagcagtcccagtgtgtattgtgtcacttgtcttttgtgtattatgtgttgttggatatctcatgtcttttatcatagccctttgaggggcctgtcagaaaccttggcaccaGTCTTAGTATCTGTACTCTCAGCGTTCCTTGCCCTGGCACCGATGCCATGGAACTTTTAACTCGGCAGCTCAGACAGGTATCAGAATGGCAACTCTTTTTCAaagcatccggtcagatgtcttttcaggtcttgttctgagctgtatggacagctgcaccctgcaaggtTCTGTTATGATggattaggacttgtaagaatgtggggacaggtagaggcttctgaccgtaggattctcgggcatccatctttgcagttcttggaataaatcattcagttagcatcttgttcctccagggttctctgaactTCATCAGCCTGCCATCAGTTTCACCTCGGTCCTCTAATTTTGCATCCTCTTGGTGCTCGCTGTCATTTTCCTTacccagagatttctgttcctgttgtgtccccgttgtttgtcctgtcctgtgtcacgggtgtctgcacacatttgtgctggagctgctctgccttgctgcatagcctggtgcaataggagaagtcccggggacttgatgtttgtaatgtggggtgtcgttggactctaggtgggatttGCAGATGGGCACAAGatgtctggagctcttaagttatcctgcagctctttgatttttgtcctttctttcaggtgcagaaggatgaaatccagggcagagccccccatcccgggtgaggggattcccccgagcaggtcagtcactgttTGTCTCTGTAGAGAGAGCATAAATGATGgctctctttttaggaagtcaaggccgagtgggcgaggtgagcattgagtagtgtacagaagcagttgtttttgctgatgtctcagtttctggtgcagctcttagcatctccactttttattttaggtggtccACTTGCCATCTATCCTGGCCGGGCATGCCCATTCCAGCTGTGTGCAGCTTAAGGTATCAGTGTGGCAtccttgtcagatttgggaggttgtgttttcacagtgtctcagcatgcttttctgctttgtttctttgcaggtgctgtcgctgccctaggcatgccaaggaacagaggagaGCAGGTGAGTCGGtgtttaggcaggctgactcaCAGGTGAgtgttacacagcagcatgctaagtGTGTACCTATTCTTtttgcaggtatcttctgggcaccctctggagtcaaatcaagatttgaggtggGCCGGGGCAGGGGTGCGGAGGAGCCCTGGGGATTACTGTTTTTGACGGcaatagtcaccttttctgttttgtcttaggtacccTGAGGAGCCTCGTAGCCAAAGGTTGGAAACAACAGCACCGAGGCACACACGGAGCACATTTCACCATCCACGTCCgaccgaggatggattttgtctgctccttttccaaaagctaagtgtcggggccagcagttgggagaaggggaaaaacctttactatcACAGAGGGCAATTTGATGTCAGCTTAGCGGAGAGGTCTGTAGTGGGACCAGCTCtctggaagaaaagggagagggtttctcctcagcctgaccagagcctttgctgggcagggcagttccgacCCATCTCAGCATTCTCGTGAACTTTGCGTTGTCCGCCTTCCTCGGCCCGACGTCGTCACGGATCTTTCCCccgaggagctcgccttcaCGTCCGGAGCTACAGCCACGGTCACCCGGCCGtcggcttccttctctaggctcgctgagcctctcgagcatcctcttaactgctttggcactaacttcttttaacGAGTTGCATTTCATCATCACATGCTATCGTCATAGGGCTTCCTctcctttggcatcatcagcctctggcACATCTTGCGCTAGGCATCTCGGGTGCctaaggggacagtgccaggcagttgccacttgtctctgtgtctatgttgtccgtgtctgtgtccGTTGTCTTCCACGTCATAGGCCTTTATTATGTCTCAATGCTTTATCGGCACTATTCTGTGCCATCTAGGCTGTGTTCTACTCACGTTCCTTTCTGGATATCCCTTATTctggcatctttacatttttactctttgagacaggaatgtctcaaacggacaagatgttctcatccatcttccttctcactaccagctttggtagtgcctttttttccatgccattttcttgGACTGCTAGAGGGAGTGTCTTGCACCCTCCTCATGTGACTGCAGTACTTCTATAGGTTCCATCTTCTCAAGGGTATAGGACTCAAGAATTCATCTTCCAGCGAGTCATCTCAAGTCCtggcttatattgtgtgtacctgtgctggcttatactgtatgtacctaCCCTCTAtgtacacttgcactgtatgcATCGACTTAGATTGTTGTGTGTACTTATATTGTACCACTTAtggttggagctgccctgcccgggcacGTAGTCACAGTCAGGTAGAAGagttataaaaactttactgttcatctgtcttttatgggattttgggtagaaaactTATTGGTCCAGAGTGGAGACAAGTCCTAGCTGTCAGATAGCCACTCGTTGACCGCTTCCTGTCGTCTCACAGGTCCCCGAGGCTACCGATTTCCCCAGAACCTACCAACTGACGTCAAGGAGCGCAGCCAGAAGATGTGTGGCAGCACGTTCTTCAGCGTCTCGAGTAAGGGCCACAGCGAGTGTGTAAGTGGGAAGAGCGTGTGAGCATGTGTGAGAGCATGTGTCTGTCTGCGTCTGCTCGTCTCTGCGTGTGTCAGCGCATGCCGACTGGATTACTGGATTTaaccttgtgtgtgtgacttttgcttttcaagtttttcaactcattttcaaatttagaataaaaaatccccagctgggtttccccccccccccggctgttttttttttctcggTCCCGGTCGGTCTGTGAGGTGACGTTCATCACCAGAGTTTGGGCGCGGactgtccagggaccggggtttttgtcaggcaggaagatttttttgaggctcccgggaaccacgttcccgaggaccaatgattgctggggtgtaatttagcagttgtgatgagagggatggtgacttcgTGTGTCATCTGAAGGGGGTGTTAATTGTAGATGAGTGTTGTTTTTTGcgtgcttttgttgttttgggtttcctgtaacaataaatccacatgtaaagaaaatagaaaaaggttatcatcttgtgttaatatgtgtgttgtgttgtattgctctgtattgcagggtgagcacagggtgaactctctcctccttgctgtgacacctgggctggcagggatgacacagtgacctcggccggccgatgctgcctgtgccatcacctggcactgacgtgtttgatgaaaatccttttgctgggatttttctcctgagaagcctcagaacagaaatggaaccaataacaatctgctggctgtggagtgtgggctggagatggtttagcaacaggggcatcttggattggtctcctgtgcagtgtctacttgatgaccaatcatggtccagctgcgtcggggctgtgagcagtcccaggtttttattattcattcctttccagctttctgatgtctccttgctcttttagtatagttctactatctcattttcttttaatataatagagatcataaaataatatttcagccttctgagaggtggagtcaagattctcgtctcttccctcgtcctggggaccctcaaacaccgccACAATCAGCGGCCGAGCGGGTTTGTGCGAGCCTCCCAGTAACCCTCGGCCgatcccgagtcggcagacaccggggggcagccctgacacggccgagagcggggagacactgtctgtgccccgagggtactgcgggcacctgggctggggggagacactgtctgtgtgtgccccgagggaactgagggcacctgggctggggggagacagtctctgtgtgtgccccgagggaactgagggcacctgggctggggggagacactctctgtctgtgccccgagggtgctgagggcacctgggctgggcccctgtgcagcacaagagacaccagagacagcggtagatgataaagggccgactcttagcaggggttaatccaaggttttattaggagtcccaaaggagctcctgcacctcaggggcctcctgccaagccccagggagatgtgccaaggttacatttaaagggaggtggaaacccaaagtagataacattttaccaaccattaagtgaccctaagggatggatgctggggcatagacatacaggacagcgtatggggcaaggctcggggggctgacccctggcctctggctgatcactggacgacttggaccgaaacttctgcatggaggggatgggaggctgagtgattgacagagagccagggtcggggtttggggatgatctcatcccgggagagggataacacagggagaaggaggggggtacagtttgggataaaccatttgggaaaaagatggggatacaaaacaaaatgacttcaaagtattataaagtataaaaatgcactacagcaggtttgggcagcaccaaatgaaatgtaataaaatgctttaaaaatagaaaaattaaaaataaaaattaaataaaagtaaaaaaacaaaattaatttaaaataaatgaaaaacaaaacaaaaactgtaaagtgctgtaagagttccataaaaggtagtgccgtaatgcaagaccctcaaacaccaccacaatcaccagcttgagttggtctgggcagcactgaataaaaaaaaaataaaaacctttaaaaatagaaaaattaaaaataaaaaataaataaaaaataaaattagaaaaataaaataaaagctttaaaaatagaaaaataaaaaataaaattaaaaaataaaattaaagctctaaaaataaaaaaattaaaaataaaaattaaataaaaaataaaaaaataaatgctttaaaaataaaaaagtttaaacttaaaaaaataaaaatctttagaaatagaaaaattaaaaatagtaagtaaatttaaaaaataaaaaataaaaacgttaaatatagaaaaattaaaaataataagtaaataaaaaataaaattaaaaactaaaataaaaatgctttaaaaatagaaaaattaaaaataaaaattaaataaaagtaaaaaaacaaaattaatttaaaataaatggaaaacaaaataaaaactgtgaagtgctgtaagagttccataaaaggtagtgccgtaatgcaagaccctcaaacaccaccacaatcaccagcttgagttggtctgggcagcactacataaaaaaaaaaataaaaactttaaaaatagaaaaaaatataaatttaatcaaaaataaaaaaaaaataaattccttataaatataaaaattaaaaataaaaattaaataaaaaatataactagaaaaataaaataagtgttttaaaaattgaaaaataaaattaaaaaataaaattaaagccctaaaaatagaaaaacttttaaagaattaaatttaaaaaaaagctttagaaatagaaaaaattaaaattaaataaaaaataaaattaaaaaaaaaagctttagaaatagaaaaatgaaaaataataagtaaataaaaaatagaattagaaaaataaaagcttgaaaaattaaaaataaacattaagtaaaaaaaaaaataaaaaaaaaaataaaaatagattaaaaacaaaataaaaaccgtaaagtgctgtaaagtaccataaaagttccataaagggTAATGCcataaagcgcgactgtcgcaaaaggtgacgtaaagcgcgactgtcgcaaaaggtgccgtaaagcgcgactgtcgtaaaactacCGCAAaacgcgactgtcgcaaaaggtgccgtaaagcgcgactgtcgcaaaaggtgccgcaaagcgcgactgtcgcaaaaggtgccgtaaagcgcgactgtcgcaaaaggtgccgtaaagcgcgactgtcgcaaaagatgccgtaaagcgcggctgtcgtAAAACaaccgtaaagcgcgactgtcgtaaaactccTGTAAaacgcgactgtcgcaaaaggtgccgtaaagcgcgactgtcgtaaaacagCCGTAAAGCgtgactgtcgtaaaactgccgtaaagcgcgactgtcgcaaaagatgccgtaaagcgcgactgtcgtaaaacagccgtaaagcgcgactgtcgcaaaaggtgtcgcaaagcgcgactgtcgcaaaagatGCCGTAGAGCgcggctgtcgcaaaaggtgccgtaaagcgcgactgtcgtaaaactgccgcaaagcgcggctgtcgcaaaaggtgccgtaaagcgcgactgtcgtaaaacttccgtaaagcgcgactgtcgcaaaaggtgccgtaaagcgcgactgccgTAAAATTGTGCCGTACAGGCTGGCGGCGCCCTGGCCGACACGGGGTGCCGTACAAGATGGCAACGGCCGCCCGAGTGGGCGTGTCCCGGTcggggcgccgtgtcgacgGGCTGACGTCATTaggcggcactctgcctgcagtgcgcccatgcagacggcagggggcgctctgcctgcagtgcgacaaagcagacggcagggggcgctgtgcctgcagtgcgccaaagcagacggcagggggcgctgtgtcTGCAGTGCGCCAAAGCAaacggcagggggcgctctgcctgcagtgcgacaaagcagacggcagggggcgctctgcctgcagtgcgcccatgcagacggcagggggcgctgtgcctgcagtgcgccaaagcagacggcagggggcgctgtgcctgcagtgcgccaaagcagacggcagggggcgatGTATAAATAGAGTATAAAGTATAATCTatatagaagaagaaataaaagctctatgttacctgcagctgtagaaaatttcaggctcccatggaggaaatagttttcctaaaatcattgccgttttggggttttttgcactccccaGTCGCCTGaacgtttctactgctgcttttttttattctaaagctAGAATGGAAAGCCAAGATTAGAAATACagcgaaagaaagagagaaagaattaaagaaagagagagagacaaagagacagagacagaaagaaagagagacagaaagaaagagagagacagaaagagagcgaaagaaagaaagagagagagagaaagaaagagagaaagagagacagaaagaaaaggaaaaaggaaaggaagaaagaaagaaagagagagagaaagaaataaagagagacagaaagagagcaagagaaagaaatagagaaagaaatagagaaagaaatagagagagaaagaaagaaagagagagacaggaagagaaagagagagagaaagaaatagagaaagaaatagagaaagaaagaaagaaagaaagaaagaaagaaagaaagaaagaaagaaagaaagaaagaaagaaagaaagaaagaaagaaagaaagaaagaaagaaagaaagaaagagacaggaagagaaagagagagagaaagagagagagaaagaaatagagaaagaaatagagaaagaaagaaagaaagaaagaaagaaagaaagaaagaaagaaagaaagaaagaaagaaagaaagaaagaaagaaagaaagagagaaagagagagacaggaagagagcgagagaaagaaagaaagagagagagaaagaaatagagaaagaaagaaagaaagaaagaaagaaagaaagaaagaaagaaagaaagaaagaaagaaagagagagagacagaaagagagacagagagaaagaaagaaagagagagagagacagagagagacagagagagagacagaaagagagacggagagaaagaaagaaagagagagagagacagaaagagagacagagagaaagaaagaaagagagagagagaaagagagaaagagagaaagaaagaaagaaagaaagaaagaaagaaagaaagaaagagagacagaaagagagacagagtgaaagagagacagagagaaagaaagaaagagagagagagacagagagaaagaaagaaagagagacagagagagagagacagaaagagacacagagagaaagaaagaaagagagagagaaagaaagaaagagagacagagagagagacagaaagaaagagagacagacggaaagagagacagaaagagagacagagagacagaaagagagacagaaagagagacagagagaaagaaagagagagagaaagaaagagagacaaagagagagacagagagagagccagagagagagacagaaagagatagagagaaagaaagagagacagagagaaagagagacagagagaaagaaagaaagagagagagaaagaaatagagaaagacagacagaaagaaagaaagagagagacaggaagagagcgagagaaagaaagaaatagagaaagacagaaagaaagagcgaaagaaagaaaaggaaacaggaaaggaagaaaaaaaaaaaggaggaagagaaaggaagaaaaaaaatgaaaaaggaaaagggtgagagtgaaaaagaaagagcgaaagtggaaaagggggtgaaagacagagtgaaaaaaagaaaaaagagttggagtggaaaagaaaggacattcgggaggggcggtgctgcctaaggtgcttccgcgcccaggagcgaaggagccgtttgatcccctggcgggagcgcagctcccggtggcggagaacggagcggtggctgtcagtccgagactccaactcccggcaggccctgcggccgtaaagcgcggcgtctgacgcaacggccgacgcgccgTAGGAGTGGCTGGcgggccgaggcggccgcgcgccgggggagcgggctgggcgcggggagctcccggcgcctgtgccgcgcgggacggagccgcggcagcgacgctggaggggcgaagcctccgtccggccgcccgcacggagccgagcggcgcggaaggggcgtccgcccggcgcctcggcctcgctcagcggtcccggtggcgggggctgagctcgggcggggcgcgctgccgcccgccgatggcggagcgccaggcggtgctttgctgccgcgggccgggagctgcaggagccgccccgggcgagcggcgccgggcgctgccgcggtcactgtgcggcggctgccctcgggctggcggaggcgcgggagccgccgagctgcagccgtctccctcgggccgctgccgctgctgcgggcgggggcggacgagcggctgcggaggcggctccgcggcgggctcagccttgcgagcagagagcgctcgacatcgctggcatgacacggctgctgagtgcctcagtgctcgtggctcttccttccacgcaaacggatggagcggcatcgctgagcagtaaaacacagcgatggcccggagaatggcgagcgcaaggagcgccgggcaggatccttctgatggcacaggtgcgatcggcaaactcagccccttgtgcccctgccctcccgacccccaggggaaatgctctccagcctcgagctgctgagagacaaaacgtgtgatttgacactagggtccggaaaaggtttccgtttagattagcaaatgcctcaattgttctcggttacatcctaggatcggttttaggcagtgactttctaccgcttgtcggattttcttgtgcaatggtaagaaaataggcaggtctgatactggtttcgctttttttctacttcatgttccatgagctgcttttatccaagcaattggtttaaagttctactgtaggcgtttctggttcacttttttttttttttttttccctctaaatcggcagtaaatatagctgagtaaaattaccttggttttcttccttcttaaatgtttttattgataatcctatttgaatatgcagaacacgtgggtatgtcctgtaatatatcctagcttttcttgtttacagggtactcagaaaatatttttcccttcgagtcccactgaaacattctccgtgcaatctccgttaaggtctgtgtttgcaaataagccaccatcagctgagatatttgcctgtgtaccttttcctgtcattcagagcttgcgttctgtggtttttatgataaacctatcaaacttgcgaaactgttttgcaagtcttaaccgttgaaggcagcaagaagtggttttaaagcctgttcttgagcagtcaaagggaaaaagtgtgaatttgatgctgaacttgtcctttttcatttgacttgccttgaattatttaggaagagagagaactagaaaaaagagagaaatagaattggttcttgagccctcctaaaatgctccctgtgattccgtgtggagccaaagtgaagggtgatggaacagagcccctgtgctttagaaggaaatcaatttcaacctgatctccaccctgagtctccctaatttctgtttttaaaatgcaaactcagtttaggaagtgttgggagttagtattttggggaagaaatggcagttgcacaaaccgttccatttcccagaggctctgggaaggattcattttgtaagcgctgtaactgccatcggttgggggttcggggttggaatgtgcacttgccctcctataaagcactcgttcatttgcatttcagtgccaggagtctggagaaactggagaagagcccaagagacatttttcatcctgagatacaaaaggtaggaagtgactttttttggtttggttctttttctttatgatttcctggaaatagaagtaattaagtatagatcctactggtttgtttcttccagtagctaataagaataataataagaagaatctaatactacttaaactgtctctttatccattgaactggccatttcaaatccaaacttctaaacaccaataaaaccatcatccttgtagaatctttaataggagggggctaaagatgctgtttttgttgacaggatttattggttcttgaagggcaagaggtgagtacaagcctgactacttcttgctcacagacccgtccggtgaatacggctttgtattttgatgggcttttgatgacttctaaatcaattgctcgttacagtaaaaagaagtcctgtttttttgaacctgacagcaaaaataacttgaagcaccaacttaataataattgatcacccatctaagttaatgattttatgctatactatcaaagtttaaaggtaaattattgtgtagtaggagatggtataaaatgtatgttctaacgtgtaggatgtaggcaaagattagaggaaacaaatttttatgtcttctgtttgactgttcaccaaataatatttggttttattttccagggatcggtgaattttaaatttggagtcctctatgctaaggatggtcagcttacaggtgatgaaatgttcagtcatggtgaggttttcaccttctccttaattgttttgctcatctgaaaaaaaaaaaaaaaaggcaagttaaaaaaaaaaaaggtatgtttattatttgttactcTGTTCTGATcgtttcctcagtatttgctggagctctgcttacccaagctttgggtaaaacaagctttgggttccttctgtcccactgggtgttgcccagtttggttgcatctggtgaaattcagcctgagcccttacagaaccagctcaaaccacgtgagagccattcgcagctctctcaggacacctggaggaggatgggtgacgtttctgagcatctggcaagtgcacttctatcaaaactcggcctgtgacattgctggggaaaacccttctgtatcctgaagggt includes:
- the LOC143692104 gene encoding GTPase-activating Rap/Ran-GAP domain-like protein 3 translates to MTRLLSASVLVALPSTQTDGAASLSSKTQRWPGEWRAQGAPGRILLMAQGTQKIFFPSSPTETFSVQSPLSARSLEKLEKSPRDIFHPEIQKGSVNFKFGVLYAKDGQLTGDEMFSHGEVFTFSLIVLLI